Proteins encoded together in one Theileria parva strain Muguga chromosome 3 map unlocalized ctg_530, whole genome shotgun sequence window:
- a CDS encoding Polyprenyl synthetase family protein yields MFKCIIKRNVSNVVLSRINQNLLNQPYNGNNVLNAIKLTLPILEMGNETVESELRSLENELSRCKSDYNSELFINESLLNFKKKIMDSIYTNNVKFEEAKNYILNTNCKLFRPIISFYIYHILNSTTNYSQLDASVGENSHLPNPVEGNTRINYSDDSQMKSIEKLNISYELIHIGSLIHDDIIDESDVRRNLMSSHKKFGVKFSVLFGDFLLSKSAQIITSLQNIKLVDKLSNTLDNLIHGELMYVNLNNNDLYLSYLYKIYLKTASLISNNISSVSHLTNQYNFQLDELLYIIGVHIGLSFQMCDDLLDYNSNLEHLGKPILNDIKLGLITLPLIYILNNNGGTVVAEGNSVNSDSVSSVLMELKRLLNNYENNREKLEINNIKEFLKVVNDKNNINKCKLSIYYHLYQVKSLMKSFNQTKTNSLINYIYNVVNRYSTYY; encoded by the exons atgttcaaGTGTATTATTAAAAGGAACGTTTCAAATGTTGTTTTATCGCGAATTAATCagaatttgttaaatcaACC gtataatggtaataatgtgttaaatgCCATAAAGTTAACCCTTCCAATACTGGAAATGGGTAACGAAACTGTCGAAAGCGAGCTGAGGAGTTTAGAAAATGAATTGAGCAGGTGTAAGAGTGATTACAATTCCGAACTTTTTATAAATGAGAGTcttttaaactttaaaaagAAGATTATGGACTCAATTTATACCAACAACGTTAAGTTCGAAGAGgctaaaaattacattcTGAACACAAATTGTAAACTTTTCCGTCCAATCATTTCCTTCTACATCTATCACATATTGAATTcaacaacaaattattcacaatTAGATGCCTCAGTCGGAGAAAATTCACACTTACCTAACCCAGTTGAGGGAAACACACGAATAAATTACTCGGATGATTCACAGATGAAATCAATTGAAAAGTTAAACATATCATATGAACTAATCCACATCG GAAGTTTAATACACGACGACATAATTGATGAAAGTGATGTTCGCAGAAACTTGATGAGCTCACATAAGAAGTTCGGAGTAAAATTCTCAGTCTTATTTGGGGATTTCCTGTTATCAAAATCCGCCCAAATTATTACTTCTcttcaaaatattaaattagtcGATAAATTATCCAACACACTAGATAATCTAATACAT GGCGAATTGATGTACGTCAATTTGAACAATAATGATTTGTATTTGAGTTATTTGtacaaaatttatttgaaaaCTGCTTCACTAATTTCAAATAACATCTCCTCCGTATCTCATCTCACAAATCAGTACAATTTTCAACTAG ATGAATTGTTGTATATAATTGGTGTGCATATTGGATTGAGTTTCCAAATGTGTGATGACTTGCTTGATTATAACTCAAACTTGGAACATCTAGGAAAACCAATTCTAAACGACATTAAACTA GGCCTAATTACATTGCcgttaatatatatattgaataataatgGAGGTACTGTTGTTGCTGAGGGGAATTCTGTTAATTCTGACAGTGTCAGTAGTGTTCTGATGGAATTGAAAAGGttattaaataactatgaaaataatagaGAAAAACTcgaaataaataatataaaggAGTTTTTAAAGGTTgttaatgataaaaataacattaacaAGTGTAAATTATCCATTTACTATCATCTCTACCAAGTTAAATCACTAATGAAGTCGTTCAATCAAACCAAAACCAACTCTCTAATCAACTACATCTATAATGTTGTTAATAGATATTCTAcgtattattaa
- the ZNHIT6 gene encoding HIT zinc finger family protein, with amino-acid sequence MNKCYVCNKESKYKCPNCLIKLCSLSCTQIHNKTSQNGCKNSSSVSDGIKNKYNIKHVGKDDINNEILLSDCNFLDSVSKKLESTTRFYVNPYILNNSSSRRFIRKHCSQKGINLISSPLIMKRTKINKTKIKKNVIFWTIEFIYLNNSAFFLHNVDENTRLNELYNDLKKKNKFSSIDNIEILVKMNPKEGNKLEYTKCNVNETILNNLINRTILDFPTFYVILKDQLESYKIVESTPEHTDKTGHVEPVVTESTQP; translated from the exons atgaataaatgTTATGTATGTAATAAGGAATCCAAATATAAATGCccaaattgtttaattaaGTTATGTTCATTGAGTTGTACTCaaatacataataaaaCTAGCCAAAATGGTTGCAAAAACTCCAGTTCTGTTTCAGATGGGATCAAgaacaaatataatataaaacatGTTGGAAAAgatgatataaataatgaaatacTACTGAGTGATTGTAATTTTCTAGATTCGGTTTCTAAGAAACTAGAATCTACCACACGTTTCTACGTTAACCCATATATACTGAATAATTCAAG TAGTAGAAGGTTCATAAGGAAGCACTGTAGCCAAAAGGGGATAAATCTAATATCTTCACCCTTAATAATGAAAAGAACCAAGATAAacaaaactaaaattaaaaaaaacGTTATATTTTGGACAATtgaatttatatacttgaATAATTCAGCATTTTTTCTGCACAA TGTAGATGAGAATACAAGGTTAAATGAATTGTATAACGATTTGAAGAAGAAAAACAAATTTTCATCCattg atAACATAGAGATTCTAGTGAAAATGAATCCTAAGGAAGGAAATAAACTAGAATACACTAAATGTAACGTTAACGAGaccattttaaataatttaattaatcgCACTATACTTGAT tttccaacattttatgtaattttaaaggatCAATTAGAGtcatataaaattgtggAATCCACTCCTGAACATACTGATAAAACTGGCCATGTTGAACCAGTGGTTACCGAGTCCACTCAACCGTGA